Proteins encoded within one genomic window of Nonomuraea gerenzanensis:
- a CDS encoding SDR family NAD(P)-dependent oxidoreductase has product MSRVRGKVVVVTGAAGGQGAAAAVALAREGAHVIATDLTPPALDGGAAGDDGRITARRLDVTDASSWADLATWLRATHGQVHGLVNNAGITWRARLAEVTGPDLARVHAVNLTGPLLGIQHLTPLMGPGASIVNIGSAAALTAHHPVAYTTSKWALRGLSAAASLELGPRGIRVNTIHPGFIDTPMTASAPDAFRTANLAQTPLGRSGTVDDVAPLVVFLISDESSYITGAEIPVDGGYTAHRGAKPVSDAMRGA; this is encoded by the coding sequence ATGAGCCGCGTGCGAGGCAAGGTCGTCGTGGTGACCGGCGCCGCCGGCGGCCAGGGCGCGGCGGCGGCCGTCGCCCTGGCGCGCGAGGGCGCCCACGTCATCGCCACCGACCTCACCCCACCAGCCCTGGACGGAGGCGCCGCTGGGGACGACGGTCGCATCACCGCCCGCCGCCTGGACGTCACCGACGCCTCCTCCTGGGCGGACCTGGCCACCTGGCTGCGCGCCACACACGGCCAGGTCCACGGCCTGGTCAACAACGCCGGCATCACCTGGCGCGCCCGCCTGGCCGAGGTGACCGGGCCCGACCTGGCCCGCGTGCACGCCGTCAACCTCACCGGCCCGCTGCTCGGCATCCAGCACCTGACCCCGCTCATGGGCCCAGGGGCGTCCATCGTCAACATCGGCTCCGCGGCGGCGCTCACCGCGCACCACCCCGTCGCCTACACCACCAGCAAATGGGCCCTGCGTGGCCTGTCCGCCGCCGCGAGCCTGGAGCTGGGCCCGCGCGGCATCCGCGTCAACACCATCCATCCGGGCTTCATCGACACCCCGATGACCGCCTCCGCCCCGGACGCCTTCCGCACGGCCAACCTCGCGCAGACGCCACTGGGCCGGTCCGGCACGGTGGACGACGTGGCCCCGCTGGTGGTCTTCCTCATCTCGGACGAGTCCTCGTACATCACCGGCGCCGAGATCCCGGTGGACGGCGGCTACACGGCCCACCGGGGCGCCAAACCGGTCTCGGACGCGATGCGCGGCGCCTAA
- a CDS encoding fumarylacetoacetate hydrolase family protein, whose product METSPSLAGPFVLGTFSAGPGPAFPGLVAGDRVLDLSAHGPSTRALLERWDDVLPLLHDAATAPGEWLPLAELRVHAPVEPRQILQSGANYRTHVIDLAVAHEPTGGRPAEQVRAEVAAMMDRRAAEDQPYVFIGLPSSVTGPYDDVVLPSWCTKPDWELELAAVIGRPAFRIDPEQALEHVAAYTIANDVTARELVFRRDMPEIGADWLRAKNAPTFTPLGPYLVPAAFVGDPGELQVTLKLNGEVMQDESTKDMIFDVARLVSYVSQTVELLPGDLVLTGSPAGNGLHHGRLLRDGDVMEGTITGLGTQRNRCRDER is encoded by the coding sequence GTGGAAACATCCCCGTCTCTCGCCGGCCCGTTCGTGCTCGGCACCTTCTCGGCCGGTCCCGGCCCCGCCTTTCCCGGTCTCGTCGCCGGCGACCGGGTGCTCGACCTGAGCGCCCACGGCCCCAGCACCCGCGCGCTGCTGGAGCGCTGGGACGACGTCCTGCCCCTGCTGCACGACGCCGCGACGGCGCCGGGGGAGTGGCTGCCGCTGGCGGAGCTGCGCGTGCACGCCCCGGTCGAGCCGCGCCAGATCCTGCAGTCCGGCGCCAACTACCGCACCCACGTCATCGACCTGGCCGTGGCGCACGAGCCCACCGGCGGCCGTCCCGCCGAGCAGGTGCGGGCCGAGGTCGCGGCGATGATGGACCGGCGGGCGGCTGAGGACCAGCCGTACGTGTTCATCGGGCTGCCGTCCTCGGTCACCGGCCCGTACGACGACGTGGTGCTCCCGTCGTGGTGCACGAAGCCGGACTGGGAGCTGGAGCTGGCCGCCGTCATCGGCCGCCCGGCGTTCCGGATCGATCCGGAGCAGGCTCTCGAACACGTCGCGGCCTACACGATCGCCAACGACGTCACCGCCCGCGAGCTGGTCTTCCGCCGCGACATGCCGGAGATCGGCGCCGACTGGCTGCGCGCCAAGAACGCGCCCACCTTCACCCCGCTGGGCCCGTACCTGGTGCCGGCCGCCTTCGTCGGCGACCCGGGCGAGCTGCAGGTGACGCTCAAGCTGAACGGCGAGGTCATGCAGGACGAGTCCACCAAGGACATGATCTTCGACGTGGCGCGGCTGGTGTCCTACGTGTCCCAGACCGTCGAGCTGCTGCCCGGCGACCTGGTGCTGACCGGCAGCCCGGCGGGCAACGGCCTGCACCACGGCCGCCTGCTGCGCGACGGGGACGTCATGGAGGGCACGATCACCGGCCTCGGCACCCAGCGGAACAGGTGCCGCGATGAACGCTGA
- a CDS encoding VOC family protein: MRLITHLRHVDLAVPDYDKQRDFYAGVWGLTEVAGDSGLSFLAAEGSPEQYVVRLRKAEEKRLDLVSFGAATPADVDALAERLRAAEVRLISEPGKLDTPGGGYGFRFFDLDGRTVEISADVAVRKHRKLEAKESVPVRLSHVVLNAPDIDATRVWYETHLGFALSDTLAHPRMGQVMHFMRCNPQHHSMAIARGPHASLHHISFELRGLDEYMYGTGRLLRAGVRMIWGPGRHLAGDNTFSYFLDPHGNTIEYTTELEELDEDAWHPHVYDFSEPEVTDQWGTANPMNELVAKESFNDVDRGVFVAPPV, translated from the coding sequence ATGAGACTCATCACGCACCTGCGGCACGTGGACCTGGCCGTGCCCGACTACGACAAGCAGCGCGACTTCTACGCCGGTGTCTGGGGGCTGACCGAGGTCGCGGGCGACTCCGGCCTCAGTTTCCTGGCCGCCGAGGGCTCGCCGGAGCAGTACGTCGTCCGGCTGCGCAAGGCGGAGGAGAAGCGGCTCGACCTGGTCTCCTTCGGCGCCGCCACCCCCGCCGACGTGGACGCGCTGGCCGAGCGGCTGCGCGCCGCCGAGGTCCGGCTGATCTCCGAGCCGGGCAAGCTGGACACCCCCGGCGGCGGCTACGGCTTCCGCTTCTTCGACCTCGACGGCCGTACCGTGGAGATCTCCGCCGACGTCGCCGTCCGCAAGCACCGCAAGCTGGAGGCCAAGGAGTCGGTCCCGGTCCGCCTGTCGCACGTGGTGCTCAACGCGCCCGACATCGACGCCACCCGCGTCTGGTACGAGACCCACCTCGGCTTCGCCCTGTCCGACACCCTCGCCCACCCCCGCATGGGCCAGGTCATGCACTTCATGCGCTGCAACCCGCAGCACCACAGCATGGCCATCGCCCGCGGCCCGCACGCCAGCCTGCACCACATCAGCTTCGAGCTGCGCGGCCTCGACGAGTACATGTACGGCACGGGACGCCTGCTGCGCGCCGGGGTCCGCATGATCTGGGGGCCCGGCCGCCACCTGGCCGGCGACAACACGTTCTCCTACTTCCTGGACCCGCACGGCAACACCATCGAGTACACCACCGAGCTGGAGGAGCTCGACGAGGACGCCTGGCACCCGCACGTCTACGACTTCTCCGAGCCCGAGGTCACCGATCAGTGGGGCACCGCGAACCCGATGAACGAGCTGGTGGCCAAGGAGTCCTTCAACGACGTCGACCGCGGCGTGTTCGTCGCCCCGCCGGTCTAG
- the paaZ gene encoding phenylacetic acid degradation bifunctional protein PaaZ, with amino-acid sequence MSALLESYAAGRWFRAADDGEPLLDAATGEEVARISSRGLDVAAMVRHARDTGGPALRALTFHERAALLKALAKHLLEHKEELYALSARTGATARDTAVDVDGGIGTLFSYGSKGVRELPNDTIVLDGGLERLGKGGTFVGQHLYTSRPGVAVQINAFNFPVWGMLEKLAPAFLAGLPTIVKPASQTAYLTELAVRRIIESGLLPEGTLQLLAGSAGGLLDELTTQDSVAFTGSAHTAGILRRHPGVLDEGVALNVEADSLNCSILGPDVRPDDPEFDLFVKGVVTEMTVKAGQKCTAIRRVLVPTGMAGQVVDALADRLGKVSVGDPRNPDVRMGPLASLGQREEVRKAVEALMTSAEVVFGDPKGAGLLDGDPERGAFVTPLVLRARPGAVEPHDVEPFGPVSTVIGYDGLDEAVALAARGKGSLVASVATHDPGVARSVVLGLAPWHGRVLVLDRDDAKESTGHGSPLPVLVHGGPGRAGGGEELGGVRGVLHHMQRTAVQAAPDQLTAITGRWTTGAARADTGVHPFRKSLAELRIGDTIASASRTVSLADIDHFAEFTGDTFYAHTDPEAAARNPLFGGIVAHGYLVVSLAAGLFVDPAPGPVLANFGVDSLRFLTPVKAGDTIAVTLTVKQITPRSNADYGEVRWDAVVTNQEGRPVATYDVLTLVAKTWDER; translated from the coding sequence GTGAGCGCGCTGCTGGAGAGCTACGCCGCCGGACGATGGTTCCGCGCGGCGGACGACGGTGAACCGCTGCTCGACGCCGCCACGGGCGAGGAGGTCGCGCGGATCTCCAGCCGGGGGCTGGACGTCGCGGCCATGGTCAGGCACGCCCGCGACACCGGCGGCCCGGCACTGCGAGCCCTGACCTTCCACGAGCGGGCGGCCCTGCTCAAGGCGCTGGCCAAGCACCTGCTGGAGCACAAGGAGGAGCTGTACGCGCTGTCCGCGCGCACCGGCGCCACCGCGCGCGACACGGCGGTCGACGTGGACGGCGGCATCGGCACCCTGTTCAGCTACGGCAGCAAGGGCGTCAGGGAGCTGCCGAACGACACGATCGTCCTCGACGGCGGCCTGGAGCGCCTGGGCAAGGGCGGCACGTTCGTCGGCCAGCACCTCTACACCTCCCGGCCGGGCGTAGCCGTCCAGATCAACGCCTTCAACTTCCCCGTCTGGGGCATGCTCGAGAAGCTCGCCCCCGCCTTCCTCGCCGGGCTGCCCACGATCGTCAAGCCCGCGAGCCAGACCGCGTACCTCACGGAGCTGGCCGTACGGCGGATCATCGAGTCGGGCCTGCTGCCCGAGGGCACGCTGCAACTCCTCGCCGGCTCGGCGGGCGGGCTGCTCGACGAGCTGACGACCCAGGACTCCGTGGCCTTCACCGGCTCCGCGCACACGGCCGGCATCCTGCGCCGCCACCCCGGCGTGCTCGACGAGGGCGTCGCGCTCAACGTCGAGGCCGACTCGCTCAACTGCTCCATCCTCGGCCCTGACGTGCGGCCCGACGATCCGGAGTTCGACCTGTTCGTCAAGGGCGTCGTCACCGAGATGACGGTCAAGGCCGGGCAGAAGTGCACGGCCATCCGCCGGGTGCTGGTGCCCACGGGGATGGCCGGGCAGGTGGTCGACGCGCTCGCCGACCGCCTCGGCAAGGTGAGCGTCGGCGACCCGCGCAACCCCGACGTGCGGATGGGCCCGCTGGCCAGCCTCGGCCAGCGCGAGGAGGTACGCAAGGCCGTCGAGGCGCTGATGACCAGCGCCGAGGTCGTCTTCGGCGACCCCAAGGGCGCGGGCCTGCTCGACGGCGACCCCGAGCGCGGCGCGTTCGTGACCCCGCTCGTCCTGCGCGCACGGCCGGGCGCGGTCGAGCCGCACGACGTGGAGCCGTTCGGGCCGGTGAGCACCGTGATCGGCTACGACGGCCTGGACGAGGCCGTCGCGCTGGCCGCCAGGGGCAAGGGCAGCCTCGTGGCCTCCGTCGCCACCCACGACCCCGGCGTCGCCCGCTCCGTCGTGCTCGGGCTGGCGCCCTGGCACGGCCGCGTCCTCGTCCTCGACCGGGACGACGCCAAGGAGTCCACCGGCCACGGCTCCCCGCTGCCGGTCCTCGTGCACGGGGGCCCCGGGCGGGCGGGCGGCGGCGAGGAGCTCGGCGGCGTCCGCGGAGTCCTGCACCACATGCAGCGCACCGCCGTCCAGGCCGCACCCGACCAGCTCACCGCCATCACCGGACGGTGGACGACGGGCGCCGCCCGCGCCGACACGGGCGTGCATCCGTTCCGCAAGTCGCTGGCGGAGCTGCGGATCGGCGACACGATCGCGTCCGCGTCACGCACGGTGTCGCTCGCCGACATCGACCACTTCGCCGAGTTCACCGGCGACACGTTCTACGCGCACACCGACCCCGAGGCCGCCGCCCGCAACCCGCTGTTCGGCGGCATCGTCGCGCACGGCTACCTGGTCGTGTCGCTGGCCGCCGGATTGTTCGTCGATCCCGCGCCCGGGCCCGTGCTGGCCAACTTCGGCGTCGACTCCCTGCGCTTCCTCACCCCGGTCAAGGCCGGCGACACCATCGCCGTGACGCTGACCGTCAAGCAGATCACCCCGCGCAGCAACGCCGACTACGGCGAGGTCCGCTGGGACGCCGTGGTGACCAACCAGGAGGGCCGGCCGGTCGCCACGTACGACGTGCTCACGCTGGTCGCCAAGACGTGGGACGAGCGGTGA
- a CDS encoding cyclase family protein, whose translation MNAEQAIAEAAAAYSNWGRWGEDDVLGTVNFIDEATRAAAARLVRRGASFSLSQSFDTDGPQQGWRRRTNPVHTMTDTGLDAVHGNQGFPHGFGGADDVIAMPLQCSTQWDGLGHIFDHGRAWNGRPADKVVTSEGDQVTGIEHLAAPVAGRGVLLDVAAVYGELPDGFAITEEHLTATAEAHGVRVGRGDLVCVRTGRLARARREGWGDYAGGPAPGLSFWSAGWLHRSEIAAIATDTWGFEVRPNEFENAFQPLHQVVIPHLGLLVGEMWDLDALAADCAADGVYEFFLTAPPLPVTGAVGSPVNPLAIK comes from the coding sequence ATGAACGCTGAGCAGGCCATCGCCGAGGCCGCCGCCGCGTACTCCAACTGGGGCCGCTGGGGCGAGGACGACGTGCTCGGCACCGTGAACTTCATCGACGAGGCCACCAGAGCCGCCGCCGCCCGCCTGGTCCGGCGCGGCGCGTCGTTCTCGCTCTCCCAGAGCTTCGACACCGACGGCCCGCAGCAGGGCTGGCGGCGCCGTACCAACCCGGTGCACACCATGACCGACACCGGCCTGGACGCCGTACACGGGAACCAGGGCTTCCCGCACGGCTTCGGCGGCGCGGACGACGTGATCGCCATGCCGCTGCAGTGCTCCACCCAGTGGGACGGCCTGGGCCACATCTTCGACCACGGCCGGGCGTGGAACGGCCGGCCCGCCGACAAGGTCGTCACCAGCGAGGGCGACCAGGTCACCGGCATCGAGCACCTGGCCGCCCCGGTGGCGGGCCGCGGCGTGCTGCTGGACGTGGCGGCGGTGTACGGGGAGCTGCCGGACGGCTTCGCCATCACCGAGGAGCACCTGACCGCCACCGCCGAGGCGCACGGCGTCCGGGTCGGGCGCGGCGACCTGGTGTGCGTGCGGACCGGCCGCCTCGCCAGGGCCAGGCGCGAGGGCTGGGGCGACTACGCGGGCGGCCCCGCGCCCGGCCTGTCGTTCTGGAGCGCGGGCTGGCTGCACCGCAGCGAGATCGCCGCCATCGCCACCGACACGTGGGGCTTCGAGGTGCGGCCGAACGAGTTCGAGAACGCGTTCCAGCCCCTGCACCAGGTCGTCATCCCGCACCTCGGCCTGCTCGTCGGCGAGATGTGGGACCTGGACGCGCTCGCCGCCGACTGCGCCGCCGACGGTGTGTACGAGTTCTTCCTCACCGCCCCGCCGCTGCCGGTCACCGGCGCGGTCGGATCCCCCGTCAACCCCCTGGCCATCAAGTGA
- a CDS encoding fumarylacetoacetate hydrolase family protein, with translation MRIATYTHEGRTRCGLVDGDTIRPLPDGIGPLNVPGDVRTGEPVPLAQVRLLPPVQPSSVRDYVTFEEHVEGVRRSVEGRGGVPDAWYDAPTFYFGNPHAMIGAHDDVPIPPGCHAFDFELEVAAIIGKEGADLTPEQARDHIYGYTVFNDWSARDLQSREMQVGLGPCKGKDTATTLGPWLVTADELEPYRDADGFLRLALTVSVNGTEIGRDLLSNMGWPFEELVAYASRGTRVRPGDVLGSGTCGNGGCLAELWGLRGRQDPPPLKPGDVVEITVEGIGTVRNTVVAGADPLPLPKARPRPRQRPA, from the coding sequence ATGAGGATCGCTACCTACACCCACGAGGGCCGCACCCGCTGCGGCCTCGTGGACGGCGACACGATCAGGCCGCTGCCCGACGGGATCGGCCCGCTCAACGTGCCAGGAGACGTGCGGACGGGCGAGCCGGTCCCGCTGGCGCAGGTGCGGCTGCTGCCGCCCGTCCAGCCGTCGTCGGTCCGCGACTACGTCACGTTCGAGGAGCACGTCGAAGGCGTGCGCAGGAGCGTGGAGGGGCGCGGCGGCGTCCCCGACGCCTGGTACGACGCCCCGACGTTCTACTTCGGCAACCCGCACGCCATGATCGGCGCGCACGACGACGTGCCGATCCCGCCCGGCTGCCACGCCTTCGACTTCGAGCTGGAGGTCGCCGCGATCATCGGGAAGGAGGGCGCCGACCTCACCCCGGAGCAGGCCCGCGACCACATCTACGGCTACACCGTCTTCAACGACTGGTCGGCCCGCGACTTGCAGTCCCGCGAGATGCAGGTCGGCCTGGGCCCGTGCAAGGGCAAGGACACCGCCACCACCCTGGGCCCCTGGCTGGTGACGGCGGACGAGCTGGAGCCGTACCGGGACGCCGACGGCTTCCTGCGTCTGGCGCTCACCGTCAGCGTCAACGGCACGGAGATCGGCCGCGACCTGCTGTCCAACATGGGCTGGCCGTTCGAGGAGCTCGTCGCCTACGCCTCGCGCGGCACCCGCGTCCGCCCCGGCGACGTGCTCGGCTCCGGCACCTGCGGCAACGGCGGCTGCCTCGCCGAGCTGTGGGGGCTGCGCGGCCGGCAGGACCCGCCGCCGCTCAAGCCGGGCGACGTGGTCGAGATCACCGTCGAGGGCATCGGCACCGTCCGCAACACCGTCGTCGCCGGCGCGGACCCGCTGCCGCTGCCCAAGGCGCGTCCCCGTCCCCGGCAGCGTCCGGCATGA
- a CDS encoding enoyl-CoA hydratase/isomerase family protein, translated as MDGPVEGAAVLVERDGAVAVVTLNRPERRNALDGKTKAELRGALEDVAADAAVRAVLLTGAGGAFCAGQDLAEHAAALREDAAHAFDTVEQDYAPVVRLLATMDKPVVAGVNGTCVGAGLALALACDLRVFAEDAVLGTAFSAIGLTCDSGLSATLTRSVGEARARELVLLAEPFNAQQAVAWGISGRVVPRDEVGAAGRALAARLAAGPTAAYAESKRLIAAAWGRPLDATLAAEGQAQARLGLTADHAGAVEAFLAKRKPAFEGH; from the coding sequence ATGGACGGGCCCGTGGAGGGCGCCGCGGTCCTCGTCGAGCGCGACGGCGCCGTGGCCGTGGTGACGCTGAACCGTCCCGAGCGCCGCAACGCGCTGGACGGTAAGACCAAGGCGGAGCTGCGCGGCGCGCTGGAGGACGTCGCGGCCGACGCGGCCGTCAGGGCCGTGCTGCTGACCGGGGCGGGCGGCGCGTTCTGCGCGGGGCAGGACCTGGCCGAGCACGCGGCGGCGCTGCGCGAGGACGCCGCGCACGCGTTCGACACCGTCGAGCAGGACTACGCGCCCGTCGTCCGGCTGCTCGCCACGATGGACAAGCCGGTCGTCGCGGGCGTCAACGGCACCTGCGTGGGCGCGGGGCTGGCGCTCGCGCTGGCCTGCGACCTGCGCGTGTTCGCCGAGGACGCCGTCCTCGGCACGGCGTTCAGCGCGATCGGGCTGACCTGCGACTCCGGGTTGTCGGCGACGCTCACCCGGTCGGTCGGCGAGGCGCGGGCCAGGGAGCTCGTCCTGCTGGCGGAGCCGTTCAACGCGCAGCAGGCGGTCGCGTGGGGGATCTCCGGGCGGGTGGTGCCGCGTGACGAAGTGGGCGCGGCGGGGCGGGCGCTGGCGGCCCGGCTCGCGGCGGGGCCGACCGCCGCCTACGCGGAGTCCAAGCGGCTGATCGCGGCGGCGTGGGGGCGGCCGCTCGACGCGACGCTGGCGGCCGAGGGGCAGGCTCAGGCGCGCCTCGGGCTGACGGCCGACCACGCGGGGGCGGTGGAGGCGTTCCTCGCCAAACGCAAGCCTGCCTTCGAGGGCCACTGA
- a CDS encoding LysR family transcriptional regulator, with product MDRHVNLANLDLNLAVALRALLEERNVTRAGQRVGLSQPAMSAALARLRRHFSDELLVRQGNRYELTPLGTALRAPVANACAVLERLFTSRADFRPGVERRDFTLLSSDYAIAVFGARLARVLHEEAPGVRLHFRHVPRDLVENPEALLSGVDGMLMPHGVISGMPAVELYRDEWVCLVSDEHPGDVTMDDLARLPWVVYQRTFDAPVTRQLTMLGLEPRVEVSVQSFQLLPALVAGTRRVALVQRRLAELLRGLAPVRTLPCPFEAVPLQEALWWHPVHTHDAAHSWLRETAARVAAELGDLPGA from the coding sequence ATGGATAGGCACGTGAACCTCGCCAACCTCGACCTCAACCTCGCGGTCGCCCTGCGTGCCCTGCTGGAGGAGCGCAACGTCACCAGGGCGGGCCAGCGCGTCGGGCTGAGCCAGCCCGCGATGAGCGCCGCGCTGGCCAGGCTGCGCCGCCACTTCTCCGACGAGCTGCTGGTCAGGCAGGGCAACCGGTACGAGCTGACCCCGCTCGGCACCGCCCTGCGCGCGCCCGTCGCCAACGCCTGCGCGGTGCTGGAACGGCTGTTCACCAGCCGCGCCGACTTCCGGCCCGGCGTCGAGCGGCGCGACTTCACGCTGCTCTCCTCCGACTACGCGATCGCCGTCTTCGGCGCGCGGCTGGCCCGCGTCCTGCACGAGGAGGCGCCAGGGGTGCGGCTGCACTTCCGGCACGTACCGCGCGACCTCGTGGAGAACCCGGAGGCCCTGCTTTCCGGGGTGGACGGCATGCTCATGCCGCACGGGGTGATCTCCGGCATGCCGGCGGTCGAGCTGTACCGCGACGAGTGGGTGTGCCTGGTGTCGGACGAGCATCCCGGCGACGTCACCATGGACGACCTGGCCCGCCTGCCGTGGGTGGTCTACCAGCGCACCTTCGACGCGCCCGTCACCCGGCAGCTCACCATGCTCGGGCTGGAGCCGCGCGTGGAGGTGTCGGTGCAGAGCTTCCAGCTCCTGCCGGCGCTGGTGGCGGGCACCCGGCGGGTCGCGCTCGTGCAGCGGCGGCTGGCCGAGCTGCTGCGCGGGCTGGCTCCCGTACGGACGCTGCCGTGTCCCTTCGAGGCGGTGCCGTTGCAGGAGGCGCTGTGGTGGCACCCGGTGCACACCCACGACGCGGCGCACAGCTGGCTACGGGAGACGGCCGCCCGCGTGGCGGCCGAGCTGGGCGACCTGCCGGGCGCATGA
- a CDS encoding FAD-dependent oxidoreductase gives MPAVENVLIVGAGTAGSALAILLARAGVAVEIAEIEPGPATLGSGITLQGNALRVLRDLGVWEQVSAAGFAFDTLGLRTPDGGLLAEVPDARTGGPDLPATLGMNRPDLAAILAAAVRDAGAHVRYGLTVDAVSDGGEVRFSDGTTGRHDLVVGADGIRSQVRRLIGVEAVPEPVGMGIWRIHTRRPKDVERTDLVYGGPCFIAGYCPTSAETMYAYLVEQARPREAVGDKAAHMRALAEGYGGAWDEIRADITDPARINYTWFESLLVPRPWNRGRTVLIGDAAHACPPTLAQGAAQCLEDAAVLAELLLSADRLDQDLFEAFMDRRHDRVKAVVEASVRLARWQLDGVRDADVPGLMGTIAAMVSERP, from the coding sequence ATGCCCGCAGTAGAGAACGTCCTGATCGTCGGCGCCGGCACCGCCGGCTCCGCCCTGGCCATCCTGCTCGCCCGCGCCGGCGTCGCCGTGGAGATCGCGGAGATCGAGCCGGGCCCGGCCACGCTCGGCTCGGGCATCACGCTGCAGGGCAACGCGCTGCGGGTGCTGCGCGACCTCGGCGTGTGGGAGCAGGTCAGCGCGGCCGGGTTCGCGTTCGACACGCTCGGGCTGCGCACCCCCGACGGCGGCCTGCTCGCCGAGGTCCCCGACGCCCGCACCGGCGGCCCCGACCTGCCCGCCACCCTGGGCATGAACCGCCCGGACCTGGCGGCCATCCTGGCCGCCGCCGTGCGCGACGCCGGAGCGCACGTCAGGTACGGCCTGACGGTGGACGCCGTGTCGGACGGCGGCGAGGTGCGGTTCTCCGACGGCACCACCGGGCGCCACGACCTGGTGGTGGGCGCCGACGGCATCCGCTCGCAGGTCCGCCGCCTGATCGGCGTCGAGGCCGTACCCGAGCCGGTCGGCATGGGCATCTGGCGCATCCACACCCGCCGCCCCAAGGACGTCGAGCGCACCGACCTGGTCTACGGCGGCCCCTGCTTCATCGCCGGCTACTGCCCGACCAGCGCCGAGACCATGTACGCGTACCTGGTCGAGCAGGCCAGGCCGAGGGAGGCCGTCGGCGACAAGGCCGCGCACATGCGGGCGCTGGCCGAAGGGTACGGCGGCGCCTGGGACGAGATCCGCGCCGACATCACCGACCCGGCCCGGATCAACTACACCTGGTTCGAGTCGCTGCTCGTGCCGCGCCCGTGGAACCGCGGCCGCACCGTCCTGATCGGCGACGCCGCCCACGCCTGCCCGCCCACCCTGGCCCAGGGCGCCGCCCAGTGCCTGGAGGACGCCGCCGTCCTGGCCGAGCTGCTGCTCTCCGCCGACCGGCTCGACCAGGACCTGTTCGAGGCGTTCATGGACCGCCGTCACGACCGGGTGAAGGCCGTGGTCGAGGCGTCGGTGCGGCTCGCCCGCTGGCAGCTCGACGGCGTGCGGGACGCGGACGTGCCCGGCCTGATGGGCACGATCGCGGCGATGGTGAGCGAGCGCCCATGA
- a CDS encoding amidohydrolase family protein, which produces MITVDVHAHVLLPEIERAVAGRPGHDAHRELDARRNGPEALAVSGAMIGERIGLLTRVGDRLAAMAAAGVDVQVVSPSPSHYHYWADPALARTVWRLANEGVAAHCGSDRLQGLGLAPLQHPDLLTEALDHALGLGLKGVEISSHAPGRELSDPAYESFWAHAAETGAVVFLHPFGCTLDERLDRWYLSNLVGQPVENAVALSHLIFSGVLDRHPGLKLLAAHGGGYLPYYLGRADHGWRVRPDARGCAREPSSYLRDLHFDSLTHDPAALRELVRVAGPERVLLGSDFPFDLGDPDPLAALRAAGLSDTSIRGGNAVRLFDLKDPS; this is translated from the coding sequence ATGATCACCGTTGACGTGCACGCGCACGTCCTGCTGCCGGAGATCGAGCGGGCGGTGGCGGGGCGTCCCGGCCACGACGCGCACCGGGAGCTGGACGCCCGCCGCAACGGGCCCGAGGCGCTGGCCGTGTCGGGCGCGATGATCGGCGAGCGGATCGGCCTGCTCACCCGGGTCGGCGACCGGCTGGCGGCGATGGCCGCGGCGGGCGTGGACGTGCAGGTCGTCTCGCCGTCGCCGTCCCACTACCACTACTGGGCCGATCCCGCCCTGGCGCGCACGGTGTGGCGGCTGGCGAACGAGGGCGTGGCCGCCCACTGCGGCTCCGACCGGCTCCAGGGACTCGGGCTGGCCCCGCTCCAGCATCCTGACCTGCTGACCGAGGCCCTCGACCACGCGCTCGGCCTGGGGCTGAAGGGCGTGGAGATCTCCTCGCACGCCCCCGGCCGGGAGCTGTCCGACCCGGCCTACGAGTCCTTCTGGGCGCACGCCGCCGAGACGGGCGCGGTCGTGTTCCTGCACCCCTTCGGCTGCACCCTGGACGAGCGCCTGGACCGCTGGTACCTGTCCAACCTCGTCGGCCAGCCCGTCGAGAACGCCGTCGCGCTGTCCCACCTGATCTTCTCCGGCGTCCTGGACCGGCATCCCGGGCTCAAGCTGCTGGCCGCGCACGGCGGCGGCTACCTGCCGTACTACCTGGGCCGCGCCGACCACGGCTGGCGGGTGCGGCCCGACGCCCGCGGCTGCGCCCGCGAGCCCAGCAGCTACCTGCGCGACCTGCACTTCGACTCCCTCACCCACGACCCGGCAGCCCTGCGCGAGCTGGTCCGCGTCGCCGGGCCCGAGCGGGTGCTGCTCGGCTCGGACTTCCCCTTCGACCTGGGCGACCCCGACCCGCTCGCGGCCCTGCGCGCGGCCGGGCTCTCGGACACCTCCATCCGTGGCGGCAACGCCGTCCGGCTGTTCGACCTGAAGGATCCTTCATGA